In one Rhopalosiphum padi isolate XX-2018 chromosome 3, ASM2088224v1, whole genome shotgun sequence genomic region, the following are encoded:
- the LOC132925687 gene encoding uncharacterized protein LOC132925687, with the protein MDDRRNDKKKRLAPSRCTIEIRRYTLNREAEPSTSSIHLLGTDEIGSLPSLSFIEPMLTSTPKFDSMTHCPKTSSLDTEIGSSLVNGIPFHVSGVENHQLSVDLSSDADTVISKEPIRSSLDITETGNSLMFGVPLCNVTDVENHELCVDSSSDADTLFYSTLEGRRIVDISHLFDQIKNTVHDSAFGCTFIDMQFQSECRRGYKSVFIFKCKMCCKSSSITTEKDVPENNYLPINKAVVSGSLSIGIGFTQLNELSASLEIPCLSATSFSKYQVKVGNAVQDTAWDEMIKAGNEERQLALECGNTDVDGTPMCTVVADGQWSKRSYKTKYDALSGAATIIGYKTGKVLFVGIKNRYCAVCQRSKSLSQEIPKHNCFLNWKQASTAMEAGGIVEGFSKSVEMHGLKFNKLIGDGDSSVVKRLNEILPYGPRFMIQKIECRNHLLRNYISKLKMLATKTEYPVTIRKFIVTNILRFRSDVTKAISYQKDILDKSKNQKIADLKNDLKNAPYHRFGQHQECNSYFCKGSKIGEINMVPEALRCGILLEIDKITSRLVNNSSSLIEDLDNNICEQFNSIINKYVGGKRINFSQSNNYSTRIKAAIISFNSKAYLSTIHKKIMNFSPGTIGKKFMKNTDRIRLNTINRRKLYNSKKIHRKKMVSARSKGPDSHYGLAEPLMDTLDEDELRKKKNSFIQYLHTVDLKKIEIDTRDQNLNPNWFQERKIRLTASRFGEICKMRPNTSCKTKVHNILYKPPVTSKQMSYGHNMEHEARKKLEEIIKLDVQLSGLVIDTNFPYLAASPDGLVGDHAIVEIKCPYTAKDSENSVDAVNNKLLSYCNITQENKLQLKNDHQYYYQVMGQLHITRRNVCYFVVYAKKWISVEHIYYDKTFWEEKMIKKLNLFYTECILPEIVDPLYGKRLLISDIREPTYIKEKINERLTIK; encoded by the exons atggatGACCGTCGGAATGACAAAAAGAAGCGTCTAGCACCGTCGAGAtgtacaa ttgaaatacgtaggtatacttTAAACAGGGAAGCGGAACCTAGCACATCATCGATTCACTTATTAGGAACTGATGAAATAGGATCTTTACCATCGTTATCGTTTAT agAACCGATGCTAACTAGTACGCCAAAATTCGATTCTATGACACATTGCCCTAAAACGTCTTCATTGGATACAGAAATAGGAAGTAGTTTAGTAAACGGTATACCCTTTCATGTGTCTGGTGTCGAAAATCATCAATTATCTGTAGATTTGTCATCTGATGCTGATACAGTGATttctaa aGAACCTATTAGATCTTCATTAGATATTACAGAAACAGGAAATAGTTTAATGTTCGGTGTACCCTTATGTAATGTGACTGATGTTGAAAATCATGAATTATGTGTAGATTCGTCATCTGATGCCGATACA ttattttatagcacTCTTGAAGGCAGAAGAATAGTAGACATATCTCACTTATTCgatcaaattaaaaacaccGTTCACGATTCAGCATTTGGCTGTACTTTTATAGATATGCAATTTCAGTCGGAATGTAGAAGAGgatataaatcggtttttatatttaaatgtaaaatgtgttGTAAAAGTAGTTCAATTACTACGGAAAAAGATGTACCAGAAAATAATTACTTACCAATAAATAAAGCGGTAGTTAGTGGAAGTTTATCTATTG ggatTGGATTTACTCAATTAAATGAACTTTCGGCTTCCCTCGAAATACCTTGCCTCTCAGCTACttctttttcaaaatatcaagTAAAAGTTGGAAATGCTGTTCAGGATACAGCATGGGATGAAATGATTAAAGCTGGGAACGAAGAGAGACAATTAGCTTTAGAATGCGGAAATACTGACGTTGATGGTACACCAATGTGCACTGTAGTTGCGGATGGCCAGTGGTCTAAACGCAGCTACAAAACTAAGTACGATGCATTATCAGGAGCG gcTACAATAATTGGGTACAAAACTGGTAAAGTTTTATTTGTCGGCATTAAAAATCGGTACTGTGCAGTGTGCCAGAGATCGAAATCTCTAAGCCAAGAAATTCCAAAAcataattgttttcttaattgGAAACAAGCGTCCACTGCAATGGAGGCCGGTGGTATAGTGGAAGGTTTTTCAAAAAGCGTTGAAATGCATGGACTCAAATTTAATAAGcttattg GGGACGGAGACAGTAGTGTTGTGAAACGACTAAATGAGATTTTACCATATGGCCCTAGATTCATGATACAAAAGATCGAGTGTCGAAATCACTTGCTGcgcaattatataagtaaacttAAAATGCTGGCTACAAAAACTGAATATCCAGTAACAATACGAAAGTTTATCGTGACTAATATCCTAAGATTTCGATCTGATGTTACTAAAGCAATTAGTTATCAAAAAGATATATTGGATAAATCAAAGAATCAAAAAATTGCAG atcTTAAAAACGATTTGAAGAATGCACCTTATCATAGATTTGGACAGCACCAAGAAtgtaattcttatttttgtaaAGGGTCAAAAATAGGTGAAATCAACATGGTACCAGAAGCATTACGATGTGGTATTTTACTAGAAATAGACAAAATTACATCTCGTTTAGTAAATAATAGCTCCAGCTTAATTGAAGATCTAGATAACAATATATGCGAGCAATTTAActcaattatcaataaatacgtGGGTGGAAAAAGAATAAATTTTTcgcaaagtaataattattcgaCCAGAATAAAAGCAGCTATTATTTCCTTTAATTCTAAAGCATATTTAAGCACAATCCAtaagaaaattatgaattttagtcCAG GAACAATTGGTAAAAAGTTCATGAAAAATACTGATCGAATAAGACTAAATACTATAAACCGACGGAAATTgtacaatagtaaaaaaatccATAGGAAGAAAATGGTTAGTGCCCGATCAAAAGGTCCTGACAGTCATTATGGGTTAGCTGAACCTCTAATGGATACTTTAGATGAAGATGAACtacgaaaaaagaaaaattcattTATTCAATATCTACATACAgttgacttaaaaaaaattgaaatcgaTACGAGGGATCAAAACTTGAATCCCAATTGGTTTCAAGAACGAAAAATTAGGTTGACAGCTTCACGATTTGGTGAAATTTGCAAAATGCGACCAAACACCAGCTGCAAGACCAAAGTCCATAACATACTGTATAAGCCTCCTGTTACATCTAAACAAATGAGTTATGGGCATAATATGGAACATGAAGCTAGAAAAAAACTAGAGGAGATCATTAAGCTGGACGTTCAATTAAGCGGGCTTGTTATAGATACTAATTTTCCATATTTAGCAGCAAGTCCag ATGGTTTGGTTGGGGATCATGCTATTGTAGAAATAAAATGCCCATACACAGCAAAAGATAGCGAAAACAGTGTTGATGccgtaaataataaactt ttgtcatattgtaatataacacAAGAAAATAAACTTCAGTTAAAAAATGATCATCAGTATTATTATCAAGTTATGGGTCAACTTCATATAACACGTagaaatgtatgttattttgttgtttacgCCAAAAAATGGATAAGTGTGGAACATATTTATTACGACAAAACATTTTGGGAAGAAAAAATGAtcaaaaagttaaattt gTTTTACACTGAATGTATTTTACCCGAAATTGTTGATCCACTGTATGGGAAAAGACTTCTTATATCAGACATAAGAGAACCCacttatataaaagaaaaaataaacgagcgactaacaattaaataa